A DNA window from Ostrea edulis chromosome 5, xbOstEdul1.1, whole genome shotgun sequence contains the following coding sequences:
- the LOC125651252 gene encoding uncharacterized protein LOC125651252: protein MSLIGIRQSSNKPQKRTVAATDVVKDISRLPESSVKCVYCGNTSHILSECKNFIGISLSERYDFLRGNGLCFGCLKKGHVTRKCRSRLSCSVCGRKHPTLLHDEIRIHTTQRTGETVSPVSDQHKISCSTVPLHTDTGTGIEDWDDVSCAMAIIPVRLKGKDSPHSVVTFAFFDSGSSVSFCTKNIMDHLGVSGKQCQLTLNTMGTSYEKTAYALSDLQLCDLSMTQFVNLPRVYTKDKMPVSNDHIPTHEEIQKWHHLSQVKVPKVDAEIGLMIGNNVPDAYTPPEVLTGPSGSPHATRTKLGWIVWNLLRNRETHEVNRVSIESCVDSDQKLEELVKKSMDMDFPERTIDNRRENFVEDKDFLTQMKQSICLQDCHYSVALPFRKTSITMPNNSSQAYQRLKGLKKRLERDKKFKDHYVDFMSKLFEKNYAETVPEDKLDRNDGRVWYIPHHGVYHNKKPEKIRVVFDCSATFMGSCVNKELLKGPDLTNNLLGVLLRFRQKNIAVQGDIEAMFHQVFVPENDRDFLRFLWWEIGNLDSSPKIFRMKVNIFGATSSPSCCNYTLKHLVAENMQKYKPSVVEAIKRSMYVDDCLASLSTEEEAKSFARDISSLYQNGGFHLTKWISNSVSVLESIPEEDRAKNVKEWIIGENCSAESALGVYWFIESDQLGFQISVKEQPATRKGILSIISSLYDLLGFASPFVMSAKILLQTLCRLGIHWDKEISEEHMKCWTKWILQAQQLEALKVERCYKPKNFGRIISCQLHCFSDASDVGMGDVIYLRFVNEQGRIHCAFVIGKSRLAPLKTITIPRKELTAAVIMVKLAMVISENLDFAIDHVFYWTDSMTVLKYIANTRARFHTFIANRLTVIREATKLNQRYYVGSKENPADCASRGIGRIDKFLSHTLWFNGPEFLWRDQHEWSKQDMHDVKE, encoded by the coding sequence ATGTCATTGATTGGAATTCGACAAAGCAGTAACAAACCGCAGAAAAGGACTGTAGCAGCAACTGATGTTGTGAAGGACATATCTAGACTACCAGAATCGAGTGTGAAATGTGTATATTGTGGAAACACTTCTCATATACTCAGTGAATGTAAAAACTTCATTGGAATTAGTTTGTCAGAAAGATATGACTTTCTTCGAGGCAATGGACTATGTTTTGGTTGTTTGAAGAAGGGTCATGTCACTAGGAAATGTCGATCAAGACTTTCCTGTTCTGTCTGCGGAAGAAAACACCCTACTTTGCTGCATGATGAAATAAGGATTCACACCACTCAAAGAACAGGGGAGACAGTATCACCAGTGAGTGACCAGCACAAAATATCGTGTTCTACTGTACCTCTACACACGGATACAGGGACCGGAATAGAAGATTGGGATGACGTTTCCTGTGCAATGGCAATAATCCCAGTTCGTCTGAAAGGGAAGGATAGTCCACACAGTGTAGTGACTTTTGCATTTTTTGATTCTGGGAGTAGTGTTTCTTTCTGCACAAAAAATATAATGGACCATCTTGGAGTAAGCGGAAAGCAATGTCAGTTGACTTTAAATACCATGGGTACCTCATACGAAAAAACTGCTTATGCTTTGAGTGACTTGCAATTGTGTGACCTTTCTATGACACAATTTGTGAACTTACCTAGAGTGTACACCAAAGATAAGATGCCAGTAAGTAACGATCATATACCTACTCATGAAGAAATTCAAAAATGGCACCATTTATCACAGGTGAAAGTACCAAAAGTAGATGCAGAGATAGGACTGATGATTGGTAATAATGTTCCTGATGCATATACACCACCAGAAGTCCTAACAGGTCCAAGTGGATCTCCACATGCAACCAGAACCAAGCTTGGGTGGATAGTATGGAACTTGTTGAGAAACAGAGAGACTCATGAAGTGAACCGAGTAAGCATTGAGAGTTGTGTTGATAGTGATCAGAAGTTAGAAGAGCTGGTGAAGAAATCTATGGACATGGATTTTCCAGAAAGAACGATAGACAACAGAAGAGAAAATTTTGTTGAAGATAAAGATTTCTTAACTCAAATGAAACAATCGATTTGTTTACAAGATTGTCACTACAGTGTAGCTCTACCTTTCCGAAAAACTTCCATTACGATGCCAAACAATTCTTCACAAGCTTATCAAAGGCTGAAAGGACTTAAGAAAAGGCTGGAAAGAGATAAGAAGTTTAAAGATCACTATGTAGATTTCATGAGCAAGCTGTTTGAAAAGAATTATGCTGAAACAGTTCCAGAAGACAAACTTGACAGAAACGATGGACGAGTATGGTACATTCCGCATCATGGTGTGTATCATAATAAGAAACCCGAGAAGATACGTGTAGTCTTCGACTGTTCAGCAACATTTATGGGTTCATGTGTGAACAAGGAACTACTTAAAGGGCCAGATCTGACCAACAATTTATTGGGAGTACTTCTTCGATTCCGTCAGAAGAACATTGCCGTCCAGGGAGACATTGAAGCTATGTTCCATCAAGTGTTTGTCCCAGAGAATGATCGAGACTTTCTCCGTTTTCTCTGGTGGGAAATTGGGAATCTAGACTCTAGCCCAAAAATATTCCGAATGAAGGTGAATATATTTGGTGCTACTTCTTCACCTAGTTGCTGTAACTACACTTTGAAACATTTGGTAGCGGAAAATATGCAGAAATACAAACCTTCCGTAGTAGAAGCAATAAAACGAAGCATGTACGTAGATGACTGTCTGGCATCGCTGAGTACAGAAGAAGAAGCAAAGTCATTTGCTAGAGACATATCTTCCCTCTATCAGAATGGAGGCTTTCACTTGACTAAATGGATCAGCAATAGTGTATCTGTATTAGAGTCAATTCCTGAAGAAGATCGTGCAAAAAATGTGAAGGAGTGGATCATAGGAGAAAATTGTTCAGCAGAAAGCGCCTTAGGAGTCTATTGGTTTATTGAGAGCGATCAACTGGGATTTCAGATATCTGTCAAAGAGCAACCAGCTACACGAAAAGGAATTCTTTCCATCATAAGCTCCCTGTATGATCTTCTGGGATTTGCATCTCCTTTTGTTATGAGTGCCAAGATCTTGTTACAAACATTATGTAGGCTTGGGATACACTGGGATAAGGAGATCAGTGAAGAACATATGAAGTGTTGGACTAAATGGATATTACAGGCACAACAGTTGGAGGCATTAAAAGTAGAACGCTGTTACAAACCCAAGAACTTCGGGAGGATTATTTCTTGTCAGTTGCACTGCTTCTCTGACGCAAGTGACGTGGGAATGGGAGACGTTATCTACTTACGTTTTGTAAATGAACAGGGAAGAATCCATTGTGCTTTTGTGATTGGAAAAAGTCGGTTAGCTCCTCTGAAGACTATTACAATTCCAAGGAAGGAATTAACAGCAGCAGTAATAATGGTGAAGTTAGCAATGGTCATTTCTGAGAATCTGGACTTTGCTATAGATCATGTCTTCTACTGGACTGATAGTATGACTGTGCTGAAATACATAGCCAACACAAGAGCGCGATTTCATACCTTTATCGCCAATCGTCTAACAGTAATCCGTGAAGCTACCAAATTGAATCAGAGGTACTATGTTGGTTCTAAAGAAAATCCTGCGGATTGTGCTTCTCGAGGAATAGGAAGAATCGACAAGTTCTTGAGTCACACCCTGTGGTTTAATGGTCCGGAATTTTTATGGAGAGATCAACATGAATGGTCAAAACAAGATATGCATGATGTCAAGGAATAG